GCTCCTCGCCTTCGTCCTCGACGTCAGCAAGCGCCACTGGAGCGCGCACTTCTACGCCCGGCTCACCGATCTCACCGGGGAGCAGCTGGAGGCCCGTATGGGCCGTGGTGTCGCGGACCGCTGGGAGCACGAGACGATCGAGTACGTCCCCTTCCGCACGGCCGACGTCACCCGCCACCTCCTCGCCCCGGACCGCCGTCACCGTTGGGCGCCGCTGGCCCCGTCCCTCTTCCACCTGGCCCTGGTCCACGTCCACGGCCGCGCGTCGGTGGAACGGACGGAGGCGCAGGTGCTGCGGAGGCTGTAGGGACGGAGCGCGCCGTCCGAATTCCGCCAGCGGGCTTCGCCGTGCCGCGTGACGCTGGCCCCATGAGCATCTACCTCGCACGCGCCATCTCGCCCGCCGCCCTCGCCCGGTTGCGCGTCACCGACGACGCCGGGCGGGCCTGTACGCCGTTCGTCGACGCCGAGGGCGGGAGTCCCCTCCGCTGCTGCCTGCGGCTCTCCGTCGCCGGCGAGCGGATCGCGCTCGTGTCGTACGCCCCGCTGCGGGGCTGGGCCGCCGAGACCGGGGCGGAGCCGGGGGCGTACGACGAGCAGGGGCCCGTCTTCGTCCATGCCGAGGAGTGCGGGGGCCCCGCGCCCTCGGAGGCGTACCCCTTCGAGCGGGCCGGGGCCCTGCGGACCGTCCGGCGATACGACGCGGGGGGCCGGATCGTCGGCGGGCGGCTCCTGGAGCTCCCGGAGGCCCCCGGGGAGGGCTTCGACCGGGCCTTCGCGGAGGCCTTCGCCGACCCGGCCGTCGCCCTCGTGCACGTGCGGGCGGTGGAGTACGGCTGCTTCCACTTCGAGGTGCGGAAGCCCTGACGGGGCGGGACGGTACGGGACGGCGTGGGACGGCACGCGCGTCCGGGGGCGACGTAGGGTCGGGCCGGGCCGTTGGTTTTCGGACATCAAGGAGCGTGCACGCCATGAGGATTGCCGTACTGGGAACGGGCGAGGTCGGCCGTCGACTCGCCACCAAGCTGGTCTCGCTCGGGCACGAGGTCACGATGGGTTCCCGCACCGCGGACAACGCCGAGGCCGTGAAGTGGGCCGAGGAACACGGCGGCGGGCACGGCACCTTCGCCGACGCCGCCCGCCTCGGCGAGCTGGTGGTGAACGCGACCGGCGGCCTCGTCTCCCTCGCCGTCCTGGAGGCCGCCGGCGCCGACAACCTGCGCGGCAAGGTCCTCGTCGACGTGTCCAACGCGCTCGACTTCTCGGGCGGCTTCCCGCCCGCGATCGTCACGCCCGACGGCGGCAGCCTCGCGGAGCAGCTCCAGAAGGCGTTCCCGGAGACCCGTGTCGTCAAGACGCTCAACACCATGACCAACACCGTGATGGTCGACCCCGGCCGGGTCCCGGGCCGGCACGACGTCTTCCTCAGCGGCGACGACGAGGACGCGAAGGCCGTGGTCGCCGACCTGCTCCGGTCCTTCGGCTGGCCCTCCGACCGGATCCTGGACCTCGGCGACCTGTCGAGCGCACGGGCCACCGAGCAGCTGATGCAGCTGTGGCTGCGCCTCTACGGGGTGCTCGGCACCGGCGACTTCAACTTCTCGGTCGTGACCGCCGGTTCCTGAACCAGCAGGTGGTCCAGCAGCCCCGCGGGCGTCGGATACGGCTCTTCCCGGGGCAGCAGCCGGCCGGCGGCGGTCAGGTCGCCGGCCCGGACGAGCGCGTGGACGTCGTGGGCGAGCGCGGTCACGTCGGTGACCGAGACCGTCCACTCGTCGGCGTACCGACGGGAGGCCTCGCCCGACAGGCCGAGCTGGAGCGAGCGGTACGGGAGCGGCCGCAGGCGCAGGTCACGCTCCGGGTCCCACTGGACGCGCGCCGGGGCCTGCCCCAACTGACGCTTCCAGGACGCCTGATCGGGGTGGAACCCGCGCACGTAGTGCGAGAGGCACGCGTGCCGCAGGGCCCACTCGAAGCCCTCGCGGGTGATCTCCACGGCGAGGACCGTCTCCTGGCCCTCCTTCGCGCCCCAGCCGCAGCGGTACATCATCCACAGGAACGACGGCTTGATCCACGTCATCCGGTCCCGTTTCCAGGCGGCCGGGAAGCGCCCGTCGCGGGCCGCGGGCAGGCCGATCCCGGGCGTGTACGCCTGGTAGACGGTGACGGTCTCCGGGGTGTGGACCGCCCGGATCCGGTACGTCGGTTCCTCCCCGGCTTCCCTGTCCGTCATGGCTGTCATCTCTGTCATGACAGGCAGGGTGCGTGAGTTTCCTCGGGGAGGGCCACCGGATATCGCGCCGCCGCACCCCTCAGACGCGCGCCGCCTCCTTCGCGTCGTACTCCTCGCGGGCCGCCGCGATCTCGTTCTGGTGCTGCTCGGTCCAGGTCACCAGGGAGCGGATCGTCGTGTGCAAGGTCCCGCCCAGGGGCGTGAGTTCGTACTCGACCCGGGGCGGGACCACCGGGTGGACGGTGCGCTTCACCAGGCCGTCGCGCTCCAGCTGACGCAGCGTCACGGTCAGCATCCGCTGACTGACGCCGTCGATCTCGCGCTTGAGCTCCGTGAAGCGCAGGACGCGGCGGTCGAGGAGGGCGATGACGAGGAGGGACCACTTGTCGGCGACGCGGTCGAGGATCTGGCGGACATCACAGTCCTCGCGGGTGTCCCACTGGAAGGGATCGGGGTCCCCGCCGGCTCCGTAGGTTCCCGCGCAGTGACTCGGTGACTTCGAAGTGCCTTCTTCCATGGGACCCGATGCTCCCGCAGGATTCAGGTGGTTACAAGAGGGAACCGACCCTCGGATCGGTAACCGGTCCGGTGACCTCACACCCCAACCCACCCTGCCCTGGAGACAGTTGTGTCCCTACGCGCCTGGAGTCTGCTCCTCGTCCTCTGCGGGACGATCTTCCTCGAAGGCATCGACGTCGCCATGCTCGCCGTCGCCGTCCCCACCGTCCGCGCCGACCTCGGCCTCACCACCGGCACCGCCGCCTGGGTCATGTCCGCGTACGTCCTCGGCTACGCCGGCTTCACCCTCCTCGGAGGCCGGGCCGCCGACCTGCTCGGACGGCGCCGGATGTTCCTCGGCTGGCTCACCGTCTTCCTGCTCTTCTCCGGCCTCGGCGGCCTCGCCGACGAGGGCTGGACCCTGATCCTGGCCCGCTTCATGACCGGTGTCGCCGCCGCCTTCATGACCCCGGCCGCCCTGTCGATCATCACCACCTCGTACGAGGAGGGGCCGCAGCGCAACCAGGCGCTCCTCGTCTTCGCCGGCACCGCCGCCGGCGGGTTCTCGCTCGGGCTCGTCATCGGCGGGCTGCTCACCCAGCTCGGCTGGCGCTGGGTCTTCTTCGCCCCCGTCCTGCTCGCCGCCGCGATCCTGGTCGCCGCGGTCAGGCTGATCCCGAAGGAGCCTCGCCCGGCCCGGGCGAAGGGCGGCTTCGACCTGGGCGGCGCGCTCGCCGCCGCCGGGACCATGCTGCTCCTCGCGTACGGGATCGTCCGCCTGGAGCACGGCTTCGACGGCTGGACGGTCACGGCCGCCGCGCTCGCCGCCGGACTCGTCCTCGCCGGGGTCTTCGTCGCCGTCGAGCGCCGGGCCGCCACCCCGCTGGTCCGGCTCGGCATCCTCCGTAAGGCCTCGCTCGTCCGCGCCGACCTGGGCGCCCTGCTCTTCGTGGGCTCCTTCTTCGGCTTCCAGTTCGTGGCTACGCTCTACCTCCAGGAACTGCGCGGCTGGTCGTCGCTCCAGACGGCGCTCGCCCTGCTGGTCATGGGCGTCGACGCGGTCCTCGCGCCGACGCTGACCCCGCGGCTCGTGGCACGCTTCGGCAACGCCCGGGTGATCCTCGGCGGCTTCGTCCTCGCCGTCGTCTCGTACGCGCTGTTCCTGCCGGTCGGCCCGGACTGGTCGTACGCGGCGATGTTCCCGACCCTGCTGCTGACCGGCCTCGCCTTCGCCCTCGCCTACGGACCGCTCACCATCGCCGGCACGGAGGGGATCGCGGAGGAGGAGCAGGGGCTCGCGAGCGGCCTGCTCACGACGGCGACCCAGTTCGGCTCGGCGGTCGGGATCGCGGCGGTGACCGCGGTGTACGGGATCGCCGGCGGCGGCCTCGGCGGCTTCCGGGCGGCGCTCGTCGTCCCGCTGGTGATGGTGGCGCTGGGGGCCGTGGTCACGGCGACGGGGGTGCGGGGGCAGCGGCCGGCGGACGCCGGGGAGGCCCCGGGCGGCACCTCCGAGGTCCCGAGTGGCGTCCCTGAGTCCCCGGGCGGCGTCCCCGAGTCCTCGGGTGGCGTCCCCGAGTCCTCGGGTGGCGTCCAAGGGGCTGCGACCAAGGTCACGGTCTGAACGCCCCGGTCCACCCCTAATGTGGGGGGATGAACGATTCGCCCGGCTGCCCGCTGACCGATGTCGCGACCACGTACATGCCCCGGCTCTCGGAGGTCACCTCCGAGCCGGGGCTCGCGGCCGCCGTCGACCAGCACGCCGCCGCGGTGCGCGACGCGCTCGTCCCGGCCCAGCGGGGCTCGCGGGGCCGGACCGTCCGGCGGGAGGAGCTCGCCGACTACGTCCTCGGGTTCACCGACTGGCTCTCCGAGGTCGACTGGACCGAGCCGGCCGGCCACGACTTCGCGACCCTGCGGCTGACGGCCGTCTGCTGGCTGATCCGGGAGCACGACCTCCTGGACGGGTGACGCGTCAGCGTCCCGGGCGGACCGTCGGCGTGGGGGTCGACTGTGCGGTGGCCGACTGTGCGGTGGCCGACTGTGCCGCCGCCTCGACCGAGGCGACCGCCTCCGCCGCCGCCGCTTCCATCGCCGCCCGGCTGCGGCGGGCCGTGCGCAGGGCGTCCCAGGTGAGGAGCGTCAGCGCCAGCCACACGAGCGAGAAGCCGGCCCAGCGCTCCGGGGGCATCGCCTCGTGGAAGTACAGGACGCCGAGCAGGAACTGGAAGGTCGGCGACAGGTACTGGAGCAGTCCGAGCGTCGACAGCGGTACGCGGATGGCGGCCGCGCCGAAGCAGACCAGCGGCACCGCCGTGACGAGGCCGGTGGAGACGAGCAGGGCCGTATGCCCCGCGCCCCCGGTGCCGAAGGCCAGGGTGCCCTGGGTGCCGAGCCAGATCAGGTAGCCGAGGGCCGGCAGGAACAGGACGGCCGTCTCGGCGGCGAGCGACTCCAGGCCCCCGAGGTTGAGCTTCTTCTTCACCAGGCCGTAGATCGCGAAGGAGGAGGCGAGGGTGAGCGAGACCCACGGCAGCTCCCCGTACCCGATCGCGAGGACGAGGACGGCCGCGAAGCTCACGCCGACCGCAGCCCACTGGGCCGGGCGCAGCCGCTCCTTGAGGACGACGACGCCGAGCGCGATGATGACGAGCGGGTTGATGAAGTAGCCGAGCGAGGCCTCCACGACACGGTCGTTGTTGACCGACCAGATGTAGAGGCCCCAGTTCACGCTGATGAGGGCGGCGGCGACGGTGATCAGGGCGAGCTTGCGCGGGCTGCGGACGAGCTCCCGTATCCAGCCCCAGCGGCGGAGCGCGAGCAGCGCGAGGCCGACGAAGGCGAGGGACCAGACCATGCGGTGGGCGAGGATCTCGACGGCTCCGGCGGGCTTGAGGAGTGGCCAGAAGAGCGGGACCAGCCCCCATATGGCGTAGGCGCCGAACCCGTAGAGCAGTCCTGCTCGTCCTTCGTTCTCGGTCTTCGTCTCCACCGGACCTCCCGCCCGCCCTGCGCCACGCTGTCCTGTCGAAGGTAGCGCCGCGCGAGGCGGGTTGTCATGCCCGTATCGCCATACGGTCATGACAATCAGGGAGGCGGGTCAGGAGGCGTCGAGCGCTTCCTTGATCGTCACCGCGATCGGGGTGGTGGGGCGGCCGATCAGCCGGGCCAGGTCGCCGGTCTGCCGGGCGAGCGCGCCGCGCTCGACGGCCCGGTCGACGTCGACCAGGATCTCGGCGAAGAACGGCGGGACCCCGGCGCCGGTGAGGATCGCGAGGTGGGCCTCGGCGGGGACGCTGGTGTACGCGATCTCCCGGCCCGACAGGGCGGCGACCTCGGCCGCGTACTCGGCGAGGGACCAGGCGGTGTCGCCGCTCAGCTCGTACGCCGTGTTCAGGTGCTCCTCGGCCGGGCCGGTCAGGACGGCGGCCGCGGCGGCGGCGTAGTCGGCGCGGGTGGCGGAGGCGATCCGGCCCTCGCCGGCGTTGGAGACGACGGCGCCGTGGGCCAGGACGGGGGCGAGGTTCGCGGTGTAGTTCTCGGTGTACCAGCCGTTGCGGAGGAAGGTGTACGGCAGCCCCGAGGCGAGGATCAGTACTTCGGTCTCCTTGTGCTCGGCGGCGAGGTCGAAGTCCGCCTCCGGGCCGCCGAGGACGCCGGTGTACGCGAGCTGGGCGACGCCCGCCGCCTTGGCCGCGTCGATCACCGCGGCGTGCTGTGCGACGCGCTGCCCGACCTCGCTGCCCGAGATGAGGAGCACGCGGTCACCGGCCCCGAAGGCCTCCGCCAGGGTCTCCGGCCGGCTGTAGTCGGCGATGCGCAGCTCGACGCCGCGCTCCGCGAGGTCGGCGGCCTTCTCCTTGTTCCGGACGACGGCGGCGACGGACTCCGCGGGGACGGTGGCGAGGAGGGCGTCGATGACGAGACGGCCGAGCTGTCCGGTGGCTCCGGTGACGACGATGCTCATGATTGCTTCCTTTTCCCGTGGGGTGCGGTGGGCGATGCACTCACCGTACGGCGGGCGCTTTCCTTTCGTAAGTACCCACTTTGAAGT
Above is a genomic segment from Streptomyces sp. NBC_00094 containing:
- a CDS encoding DUF1203 domain-containing protein yields the protein MSIYLARAISPAALARLRVTDDAGRACTPFVDAEGGSPLRCCLRLSVAGERIALVSYAPLRGWAAETGAEPGAYDEQGPVFVHAEECGGPAPSEAYPFERAGALRTVRRYDAGGRIVGGRLLELPEAPGEGFDRAFAEAFADPAVALVHVRAVEYGCFHFEVRKP
- a CDS encoding NADPH-dependent F420 reductase, which encodes MRIAVLGTGEVGRRLATKLVSLGHEVTMGSRTADNAEAVKWAEEHGGGHGTFADAARLGELVVNATGGLVSLAVLEAAGADNLRGKVLVDVSNALDFSGGFPPAIVTPDGGSLAEQLQKAFPETRVVKTLNTMTNTVMVDPGRVPGRHDVFLSGDDEDAKAVVADLLRSFGWPSDRILDLGDLSSARATEQLMQLWLRLYGVLGTGDFNFSVVTAGS
- a CDS encoding DUF4291 domain-containing protein, producing MTEMTAMTDREAGEEPTYRIRAVHTPETVTVYQAYTPGIGLPAARDGRFPAAWKRDRMTWIKPSFLWMMYRCGWGAKEGQETVLAVEITREGFEWALRHACLSHYVRGFHPDQASWKRQLGQAPARVQWDPERDLRLRPLPYRSLQLGLSGEASRRYADEWTVSVTDVTALAHDVHALVRAGDLTAAGRLLPREEPYPTPAGLLDHLLVQEPAVTTEKLKSPVPSTP
- a CDS encoding helix-turn-helix domain-containing protein is translated as MEEGTSKSPSHCAGTYGAGGDPDPFQWDTREDCDVRQILDRVADKWSLLVIALLDRRVLRFTELKREIDGVSQRMLTVTLRQLERDGLVKRTVHPVVPPRVEYELTPLGGTLHTTIRSLVTWTEQHQNEIAAAREEYDAKEAARV
- a CDS encoding MFS transporter, which gives rise to MSLRAWSLLLVLCGTIFLEGIDVAMLAVAVPTVRADLGLTTGTAAWVMSAYVLGYAGFTLLGGRAADLLGRRRMFLGWLTVFLLFSGLGGLADEGWTLILARFMTGVAAAFMTPAALSIITTSYEEGPQRNQALLVFAGTAAGGFSLGLVIGGLLTQLGWRWVFFAPVLLAAAILVAAVRLIPKEPRPARAKGGFDLGGALAAAGTMLLLAYGIVRLEHGFDGWTVTAAALAAGLVLAGVFVAVERRAATPLVRLGILRKASLVRADLGALLFVGSFFGFQFVATLYLQELRGWSSLQTALALLVMGVDAVLAPTLTPRLVARFGNARVILGGFVLAVVSYALFLPVGPDWSYAAMFPTLLLTGLAFALAYGPLTIAGTEGIAEEEQGLASGLLTTATQFGSAVGIAAVTAVYGIAGGGLGGFRAALVVPLVMVALGAVVTATGVRGQRPADAGEAPGGTSEVPSGVPESPGGVPESSGGVPESSGGVQGAATKVTV
- a CDS encoding DUF6401 family natural product biosynthesis protein, producing MNDSPGCPLTDVATTYMPRLSEVTSEPGLAAAVDQHAAAVRDALVPAQRGSRGRTVRREELADYVLGFTDWLSEVDWTEPAGHDFATLRLTAVCWLIREHDLLDG
- the rarD gene encoding EamA family transporter RarD — protein: METKTENEGRAGLLYGFGAYAIWGLVPLFWPLLKPAGAVEILAHRMVWSLAFVGLALLALRRWGWIRELVRSPRKLALITVAAALISVNWGLYIWSVNNDRVVEASLGYFINPLVIIALGVVVLKERLRPAQWAAVGVSFAAVLVLAIGYGELPWVSLTLASSFAIYGLVKKKLNLGGLESLAAETAVLFLPALGYLIWLGTQGTLAFGTGGAGHTALLVSTGLVTAVPLVCFGAAAIRVPLSTLGLLQYLSPTFQFLLGVLYFHEAMPPERWAGFSLVWLALTLLTWDALRTARRSRAAMEAAAAEAVASVEAAAQSATAQSATAQSTPTPTVRPGR
- a CDS encoding NAD(P)H-binding protein, whose translation is MSIVVTGATGQLGRLVIDALLATVPAESVAAVVRNKEKAADLAERGVELRIADYSRPETLAEAFGAGDRVLLISGSEVGQRVAQHAAVIDAAKAAGVAQLAYTGVLGGPEADFDLAAEHKETEVLILASGLPYTFLRNGWYTENYTANLAPVLAHGAVVSNAGEGRIASATRADYAAAAAAVLTGPAEEHLNTAYELSGDTAWSLAEYAAEVAALSGREIAYTSVPAEAHLAILTGAGVPPFFAEILVDVDRAVERGALARQTGDLARLIGRPTTPIAVTIKEALDAS